GTGGCACCAATTAGTCCGGATCTGCAATCTCTTTCGATCACTCGGAAAAAACCATGCCCCTATCCCCTGTCAAGGAAGAGGGCGACATCGTGCTTAGCCTGAAGGGGGCCCGTTCGTCCTCGTCTTCTGAAGACCCTGCTGTCACAGAAAAACCTGATGCGAAGCGGCGGCGTTGGTTCATATCTTCTGAACTCCTGGACGCCCCGCACCAGAACCCGGACCCGGTCCACCAAGCAAAACCCTCTGAAGACCCTGATGTCCCGGTCCAGCAAGCGACGACCTCTGACGGGGTCCAGCCCTCTGAACCTCTTACGCTGCAGGAGATTATGAAGAAGCACCCGAGAAGACAGTCCAAAGAGGAGCAGCTCGAGTATGCTGAGCATTATGCCAAGTGGAAGGGTACGCATTTGATTTCTACGTGTTTCAACTTTCAATTGCTTTTTTTTTCCTTGTGTGGGAAAATTATAGCTTTTTCTGTCTGCATTGTCTGAATGAAGATTTAAAGTCTAGTGATATGTGCTCGGAATTCGTTGCCGAGAAACCAGTTACATTTGGACTTGTTGTGTCAATGTTGTTCAAACAACTTGATATTTTGATTAACTATTTCTCTAGCCAATTTGATGCATATTGACGTAGAATTGTTTACAAGGATTCATTTCACTCTTTATGACATAATTCCTTTTCAGCTCCATGGGTCACAGATTTTCACAACCGCGTGCTGGCCATCATTGCGGAGTTTGGAGGAACCAAGCTAAAAGACCAGACTTTTACTCCTGAAACGCTAGCTGGTATGCTTTACAAAAGTGCTGGGGCTATGTTTTGTCCCAGATAATCTCGTCTTATAATTGGAACATGTACTTTCAGTCTATGATGTAGAATTTGGTTTGCTTGTTTGTTGTAGATAAGGCAACAATTCCGGATCTCAAACTCTTTACTTAGTTACTTCTCCAGCCAAGTTTATAAGATGTAGAAAAGTTAAGGGTTTCAAAGATGTCATTGCACCTGCAGCTTCGCTACTTAATGTTTATTCAATAAGGATTCGTTTTTGCTCTTCTTGTCACTTACATCCTATTGTTATACTTGTCAACAGTATTACTATCTTGGGAATTTTCATAGTCATCGTCCATTCTTTTCTATTTCAGCTGCTGAAGCTAACATGAAGAAGCACCGTGATACACCTTTTCGGAATCATGTTGGTATGCATTTAAACTTGGTACTTTATTTCACAATCTGTAATGAAGATTAACAGGAATTTGCTTGGTCTTGTGTCTTCTTGGGGGATGTAGTGTTGTTTTCTCTGTCTGGAAAATCTCTTCTTATACTCCAATTGGTCTATGTAGTAGAATTTAGCGTGGTTATGTTTGTTTGTTAACCCTCCCCTGTGTTTAACGATGGCTCTGCAACAGATTTTCTGAAACGTAGTAGGGTAGAAAACCCAAACGAAAAAGATGCATGGAACAAATTTGTCGATAGTCAAAAGAGTACATGGACATGTAAGATTTGTTTGAAGACAGGGGAGCATATGAGTTTGGAGTGCCCGTATCTCGACTATGTCCCAGAAGGCGCATCTGTTGGCCCTGGTGTTGAAATATATTGCAAGGGTTGTACATTTAAGGGGAAGCACGATAATACGAATTGTGTTAAGCGTGCTTATCGCATGCAGTGCTGCATTTGTGGAGCAGGCCACTGGGCTACTGATTGCCCGCTTGCCAAACAGCACACGACGAATCCATAAAATCCTTGTCCCTTTAACGAAGTAATCCTATCACTGAAGAAACCGATGAGACTGTTCTTACTAGGGATTTGGTTATGTTCCTTTTGTAATCGGGGCTTCTACCATTCTGATTTTATCTATTATATCTTGAAGAACTTTTGGGTCAGTAGGGAGAATTATTATCTTGTATCAGAATGGAATATATACAAATGAATTATTTGTTTCATTTTTGTGTTTTTAGCAAGTGAGCTTTAAAGGTTGTCTATAGTGTCAAAAGGTTCAGTGCTATCATAAGTCGTCTATATTGTCCTACTCCAGTCTACAGCAATTCTTGTTGCTTGTAGCATTCCTTATGATAGTATCCACAGGAAGATGTATGAGTTGCAGAAGTTACATGGGCGAACCATTAACGGAAGTATGATACAATGTGGAAGAATGATACAATCCAAAGTAATGTATATGTTTATTTAAGTTTTTTTTTTCAATTTTATTTTGATGAACATACTTTCATTAATTAAAACAAAAAATTACATTGTTCCGAATATAGAGCAGTCTGATTACTCTGAGAGAACACGGTTCATTGGATTTCAGATGAAATCCCATCGTACCCGAGTCAAGGCACGGTCTCAAAAACAAGACTGGTGTAAATCCATCAACTTGCATGAACCCTTGAAACTTCGTTACCAGACATTCATAGAATCAACAAACCATTAAGTCTAAAATAGATCAAGCACAAGGAGAAAGGAGGCAAAACAACTTGAGTTGCAAACCAACCCAACAAATGACCCAAACCACTTAGAAGGCGAAAAGACAAGTGGCGCGCAATCAACCGAAGATGATCCCCAGTTGAGCTGCCACCCGTCATTGATGCCTGCGTTGTTCACAAAGTAGGGACCTGCAACGCAAAAGAAAAATAGAAGCCGACCTTACCAGACACAATCCAAGGAAGCATAGATCAAACATCATCGGACCAAGCCGAACCCAATGAAAGCCAAAGCCATTCATGCGCACTCAACATCAAGATAAACTTGGATTTCGACAAATTCATACCAAACATATACAATCACATCTACAATAACCGGCACCATACCCACCTGAGGCGCCCTTACGAGGAGATAGGGTATGTTAGCCTAAAGTAGAACAAAACCACGTAGGGAGAAATTTCCCTTGATTTTTTTTTATGGCATTACTGAAGGATAGTAACATTTGTGTGCCAATCTGTTATGCTTAGTGGATGGATTAATACCATTTTTTATCCACTTAATTTGATTTAGTTTTTGGAGAAAATGAATCATTTATTGCATAAATCATTATTATGTGTTTAGCTTATTTACCACCAGTCTTCTTGATCATTTTGTGTAATTCTTACCAAATTATCACTTTTTGAATAATGTACTGCTCTCAGTGAATAATGGAATCTTTGTACATTTGTAGTTCTAAGAAAGTAGAATAATAAGAAATGTTTGAATGGAATACGTTATAGACAAGCTATAAAGATTACAGTATTACGATGAGAAGACAAGAAACACTACCCAAACTCAACTGGACCATACAAGCTTTGGGTTTCTTATAACTGCAACTACACCTGCTATAACTCCTAAGATTGAGAAACCACAACAATAGTGATAAACGCGAAAGTTCTTAGCACAGCCTAATAAGGAAAGAAGTTGATTGCACATTAGCTACCACCACATGGCTAGAAGAAATTGAAAAAGATGAAAAGTATAATATTCCAGATGATTCAGATCTTGACAACGAGGAAGATAACACCATTTGTGGAGGGGACTATAGTGGTCCAAACTCTTCAGCCAA
The window above is part of the Fragaria vesca subsp. vesca linkage group LG2, FraVesHawaii_1.0, whole genome shotgun sequence genome. Proteins encoded here:
- the LOC101308543 gene encoding uncharacterized protein LOC101308543, yielding MPLSPVKEEGDIVLSLKGARSSSSSEDPAVTEKPDAKRRRWFISSELLDAPHQNPDPVHQAKPSEDPDVPVQQATTSDGVQPSEPLTLQEIMKKHPRRQSKEEQLEYAEHYAKWKAPWVTDFHNRVLAIIAEFGGTKLKDQTFTPETLAAAEANMKKHRDTPFRNHVDFLKRSRVENPNEKDAWNKFVDSQKSTWTCKICLKTGEHMSLECPYLDYVPEGASVGPGVEIYCKGCTFKGKHDNTNCVKRAYRMQCCICGAGHWATDCPLAKQHTTNP